A window of Modestobacter versicolor contains these coding sequences:
- a CDS encoding SOS response-associated peptidase, which translates to MCGRYAASRRPEDLVLEFEAVAAEGQAPLPADYNVAPTKDVYVVRHKKERDAEGALTGGGHRELRAVRWGLVPSWAKDVSVGNRMLNARVESLTEKPAFRTAAATRRCLVPADGWYEWAPKHDAPGKQPYFVTPEDGSVLAFAGLWEVWGRGEDRLYTCTVVTAPAVGALTEVHPRMPLVLPRDRWADWLDPAREDVAELALATPPEVVERLEIRPVGAAVGNVANNGPQLTARQESVSAPADQPALF; encoded by the coding sequence GTGTGTGGTCGCTATGCCGCCAGCCGCCGTCCGGAGGACCTGGTGCTCGAGTTCGAGGCGGTCGCTGCCGAGGGGCAGGCCCCGCTGCCGGCGGACTACAACGTCGCCCCGACCAAGGACGTCTACGTGGTCCGGCACAAGAAGGAGCGGGACGCCGAGGGGGCGCTGACCGGCGGCGGGCACCGTGAGCTGCGGGCCGTGCGCTGGGGCCTGGTGCCCTCCTGGGCCAAGGACGTCTCGGTGGGCAACCGGATGCTCAACGCCCGGGTCGAGTCGCTGACCGAGAAGCCGGCCTTCCGCACCGCCGCCGCCACCCGCCGCTGCCTCGTCCCCGCCGACGGCTGGTACGAGTGGGCGCCCAAGCACGACGCCCCGGGCAAGCAGCCGTACTTCGTGACGCCGGAGGACGGCTCGGTGCTGGCCTTCGCCGGTCTCTGGGAGGTGTGGGGACGCGGCGAGGACCGGCTCTACACCTGCACCGTGGTCACCGCCCCCGCCGTCGGCGCGCTCACCGAGGTGCACCCCCGGATGCCGCTGGTGCTGCCGCGAGACCGCTGGGCCGACTGGCTCGACCCCGCCCGCGAGGACGTCGCCGAGCTCGCCCTGGCCACCCCGCCGGAGGTCGTCGAGCGGCTGGAGATCCGGCCGGTCGGCGCCGCCGTGGGCAACGTGGCCAACAACGGTCCGCAGCTCACCGCCCGCCAGGAGTCCGTCAGCGCCCCGGCCGACCAGCCGGCGCTGTTCTGA
- a CDS encoding NAD-dependent succinate-semialdehyde dehydrogenase, which translates to MTTTQAPSSEHPKTAGDTGARRYATVNPYTGQTEQEFPFLETAEIDGVVEQAHAAFLDWRRRTTEERAAVVKRAAELMRERQDDFAALITKEMGKRIQEAAGEVQLAAAILDYYADNGPRFLEPKPIDVMAGEAVVVNEPTGVILAIEPWNYPLYQVVRVAGPNLTLGNTILLKHAENNPQCALALEQLFRDAGAPEGVYTNVFLRIADVEQVIAHRAVQGVTLTGSERAGSSVAQVAGKHLKKSVLELGGSDPFIVLDAPDVGRTVKAATMARMANTGQACIAAKRIIVLDDVYDDVVGGLQQAFSSFTPGDPADPSTTLGPLSTERAAQDLAAQIQDAVDKGATVLAGGGRPEHDGAFVEATLLADVTPEMRAYHEELFGPAAVVYRVKDEDEAVALANDSDFGLSAAVYSGDTERARAVADRLESGMVWINQPSGSSPELPFGGVKRSGYGRELSELGMFEFANRRLVRTMPAKKQASPAQHTGG; encoded by the coding sequence GTGACGACCACCCAGGCTCCCTCATCCGAGCACCCCAAGACCGCCGGTGACACCGGCGCCCGCCGGTACGCGACGGTCAACCCGTACACCGGGCAGACCGAGCAGGAGTTCCCCTTCCTGGAGACCGCGGAGATCGACGGCGTCGTCGAGCAGGCGCACGCCGCGTTCCTCGACTGGCGGCGGCGCACCACCGAGGAGCGCGCGGCGGTGGTGAAGCGGGCGGCCGAGCTGATGCGCGAGCGGCAGGACGACTTCGCCGCGCTCATCACCAAGGAGATGGGCAAGCGGATCCAGGAGGCCGCCGGCGAGGTGCAGCTGGCCGCGGCGATCCTCGACTACTACGCCGACAACGGCCCGCGCTTCCTCGAGCCCAAGCCGATCGACGTGATGGCCGGCGAGGCGGTCGTGGTCAACGAGCCGACCGGCGTCATCCTGGCCATCGAGCCGTGGAACTACCCGCTCTACCAGGTCGTGCGGGTGGCCGGGCCGAACCTGACGCTGGGCAACACGATCCTGCTCAAGCACGCGGAGAACAACCCGCAGTGCGCGCTGGCGCTGGAGCAGCTGTTCCGCGACGCCGGCGCCCCCGAGGGCGTCTACACCAACGTCTTCCTGCGCATCGCCGACGTCGAGCAGGTCATCGCCCACCGGGCCGTGCAGGGGGTGACCCTGACCGGCAGCGAGCGGGCCGGCAGCAGCGTCGCCCAGGTCGCCGGCAAGCACCTGAAGAAGTCGGTGCTCGAGCTCGGCGGCAGCGACCCGTTCATCGTGCTCGACGCCCCCGACGTGGGCCGCACCGTCAAGGCAGCGACCATGGCCCGGATGGCCAACACCGGCCAGGCGTGCATCGCGGCCAAGCGGATCATCGTGCTGGACGACGTCTACGACGACGTCGTCGGCGGCCTGCAGCAGGCGTTCTCCTCCTTCACCCCGGGCGACCCGGCCGACCCGTCGACGACGCTCGGCCCGCTGTCCACCGAGCGGGCCGCCCAGGACCTGGCCGCGCAGATCCAGGACGCCGTCGACAAGGGCGCCACGGTGCTGGCCGGTGGCGGCCGCCCCGAGCACGACGGCGCCTTCGTCGAGGCGACGCTGCTCGCCGACGTGACCCCGGAGATGCGGGCGTACCACGAGGAGCTGTTCGGCCCGGCCGCCGTCGTCTACCGGGTCAAGGACGAGGACGAGGCGGTCGCGCTGGCCAACGACAGCGACTTCGGCCTGTCCGCGGCCGTCTACAGCGGCGACACCGAGCGGGCCCGCGCGGTCGCCGACCGGCTCGAGTCGGGGATGGTCTGGATCAACCAGCCCTCCGGCTCCTCCCCCGAGCTGCCCTTCGGCGGGGTGAAGCGGTCCGGCTACGGGCGCGAGCTCTCGGAGCTGGGCATGTTCGAGTTCGCCAACCGCCGGCTGGTGCGCACGATGCCGGCGAAGAAGCAGGCCTCCCCGGCCCAGCACACCGGAGGCTGA
- a CDS encoding YdeI/OmpD-associated family protein: MRFSTTVDLHGKTATGMVVPPEVLEALGGGRKPAVTVTVGGHTYRTSIGSMGGQSLIPVSAENRAAAGVAAGDAVEVDVELDDAPRVVEVPADLAAALDAHPAARARFDALSYSAQRRHVLAVEGAKAEATRQRRVAAAVAALAEEAGRAG, translated from the coding sequence ATGAGGTTCTCCACGACCGTCGACCTGCACGGCAAGACCGCCACCGGGATGGTCGTGCCGCCTGAGGTCCTGGAGGCCCTCGGCGGCGGGAGGAAGCCGGCGGTGACGGTCACCGTCGGCGGGCACACCTACCGGACGAGCATCGGGAGCATGGGCGGGCAGTCGCTCATCCCGGTCAGCGCGGAGAACCGCGCGGCCGCCGGGGTGGCCGCCGGCGACGCGGTCGAGGTGGACGTCGAGCTGGACGACGCCCCGCGGGTGGTCGAGGTGCCCGCCGACCTCGCCGCCGCGCTGGACGCCCACCCCGCCGCCCGGGCCCGCTTCGACGCGCTCTCCTACAGCGCGCAGCGGCGGCACGTGCTCGCGGTCGAGGGCGCCAAGGCAGAGGCCACCCGGCAGCGGCGGGTCGCGGCCGCCGTCGCGGCGCTGGCCGAGGAGGCCGGCAGGGCAGGATGA
- the aroA gene encoding 3-phosphoshikimate 1-carboxyvinyltransferase, with the protein MSDMVEVWQAPSTRTPVDAVVALPGSKSLTARALVLAAVADGPSRLVRPLRARDTDLMAAGLRALGVRIDEDGDDRLVTPGELRGPADVDAGLAGTVLRFLPPVAALATGPVRLDGDPRLRDRPNAGLIAGLRAAGVEVDDAGRGRAPFTVHGTGSVRGGSVTVDASESSQVVSGLLLAAARFDEGLDLALTGGVPSMPHVEMTLRTLAEHGVTVTPTDRGWRVAPGPIAARDRVIEPDLSNAAPFLAAALVTGGRVTVRDWPADTTQPGAQLDRLLTAMGADVVRTDEGLQVTGGGRIAPLEADLGDVGELTPVLAALCALADGPSRLTGIGHLRGHETDRLQALDEVLTAVGAHVQQLPDGLVITPGPRRPARLDSYADHRMVHAAALLALAVEGVEVSDPGAVAKTLPDFRERWAGLLGEPAGVAS; encoded by the coding sequence ATGAGCGACATGGTCGAGGTCTGGCAGGCGCCGTCCACCCGCACGCCGGTGGACGCCGTCGTGGCCCTGCCCGGGTCCAAGTCCCTGACCGCCCGCGCCCTGGTGCTCGCCGCGGTCGCCGACGGGCCGAGCCGGCTGGTGCGCCCGCTGCGCGCCCGGGACACCGACCTGATGGCCGCCGGGCTGCGCGCGCTCGGCGTGCGCATCGACGAGGACGGCGACGACCGGCTGGTCACCCCCGGCGAGCTGCGCGGGCCGGCCGATGTCGACGCCGGCCTGGCCGGGACGGTGCTGCGCTTCCTGCCCCCGGTCGCCGCGCTCGCCACCGGCCCGGTGCGGCTGGACGGCGACCCGCGGCTGCGCGACCGGCCGAACGCCGGGCTGATCGCCGGGCTGCGCGCCGCCGGGGTGGAGGTCGACGACGCCGGCCGCGGCCGCGCGCCGTTCACCGTGCACGGCACCGGGTCGGTGCGCGGCGGGTCGGTCACCGTCGACGCCAGCGAGTCCAGCCAGGTGGTCTCCGGGCTGCTGCTGGCCGCCGCCCGCTTCGACGAGGGGCTGGACCTCGCACTCACCGGCGGCGTCCCGTCCATGCCGCACGTGGAGATGACCCTGCGCACGCTGGCCGAGCACGGCGTCACCGTCACCCCCACCGACCGCGGCTGGCGGGTGGCCCCGGGGCCGATCGCCGCCCGTGACCGGGTCATCGAGCCGGACCTGTCCAACGCCGCTCCCTTCCTCGCCGCGGCGCTGGTCACCGGCGGACGGGTCACCGTCCGCGACTGGCCGGCCGACACCACCCAGCCCGGCGCCCAGCTGGACCGGTTGCTCACCGCGATGGGCGCCGACGTGGTGCGCACCGACGAGGGGCTGCAGGTGACCGGCGGGGGCCGGATCGCGCCGCTGGAGGCCGACCTCGGCGACGTCGGCGAGCTCACCCCGGTGCTCGCCGCGCTGTGCGCGCTGGCCGACGGCCCGTCCCGGCTGACCGGGATCGGCCACCTGCGCGGCCACGAGACCGACCGCCTGCAGGCGCTGGACGAGGTGCTCACCGCCGTCGGGGCGCACGTGCAGCAGCTGCCCGACGGGCTGGTCATCACCCCGGGCCCGCGCCGCCCGGCCCGGCTGGACTCCTACGCCGACCACCGGATGGTGCACGCCGCGGCGCTGTTGGCGCTGGCGGTCGAGGGCGTCGAGGTCAGCGACCCGGGTGCGGTGGCCAAGACGCTGCCGGACTTCCGGGAGCGCTGGGCGGGCCTGCTGGGCGAGCCGGCCGGGGTGGCGTCGTGA
- the rsgA gene encoding ribosome small subunit-dependent GTPase A, which translates to MSGRRMDSRSDEDDVRVRASRHGSRPRTRTRPKHDEAVPGLVIAVDRGRMTVRVDGPEGAPVEVTAMRARELGKHGVVVGDRVRVVGDTSGRTDSLARIVSIADRVTSLRRTADDTDPTERIVVANADQLVVVTSIADPEPALGFLDRCLVAAYAGGLSPLLVLTKSDLASPQPLLDRYAGLEVDAVPMSREAPLEELVDRLRDQMSVLVGQSGVGKSTLFNRLIPGAFRATGDVSKIGKGRHTSSSAVLLDLPGGGTLIDTPGIRSFGLAHVTPQDVLAAFDDLAEAAVDCPPGCGHGAEDPGCALDRWAAEGPPVRLERLGSFRRLIAAVGQLTPGH; encoded by the coding sequence GTGAGCGGCCGGCGGATGGACAGCCGGTCGGACGAGGACGACGTCCGGGTCCGCGCGTCCCGGCACGGCTCACGACCGCGCACGCGCACCCGGCCCAAGCACGACGAGGCCGTGCCCGGGCTGGTGATCGCCGTGGACCGCGGCCGGATGACGGTGCGGGTGGACGGCCCGGAGGGTGCGCCCGTCGAGGTGACCGCGATGCGCGCCCGCGAGCTCGGCAAGCACGGCGTGGTCGTCGGCGACCGGGTGCGGGTCGTCGGTGACACCTCCGGCCGGACCGACAGCCTGGCGCGGATCGTCAGCATCGCCGACCGGGTCACCTCGCTGCGGCGCACCGCCGACGACACCGACCCGACCGAGCGGATCGTGGTCGCCAACGCCGACCAGCTCGTCGTCGTCACCTCGATCGCCGACCCCGAGCCCGCGCTCGGCTTCCTGGACCGCTGCCTGGTCGCGGCCTACGCCGGTGGGCTCTCGCCGCTGCTGGTGCTGACCAAGTCCGACCTGGCCAGCCCGCAGCCGCTGCTGGACCGGTACGCCGGCCTGGAGGTCGACGCGGTGCCGATGTCCCGCGAGGCGCCGCTCGAAGAGCTGGTGGACCGGCTGCGCGACCAGATGAGCGTGCTGGTCGGGCAGTCCGGCGTGGGCAAGTCGACGCTGTTCAACCGGCTCATCCCGGGCGCCTTCCGGGCCACCGGTGACGTCAGCAAGATCGGCAAGGGCCGGCACACGTCGTCCTCGGCAGTGCTGCTGGACCTGCCCGGCGGCGGGACGCTGATCGACACCCCCGGCATCCGCTCCTTCGGTCTGGCGCACGTGACCCCGCAGGACGTGCTGGCCGCCTTCGACGACCTGGCCGAGGCCGCCGTGGACTGCCCGCCCGGCTGCGGGCACGGCGCCGAGGACCCGGGGTGCGCGCTGGACCGCTGGGCCGCCGAGGGCCCTCCGGTGCGCCTGGAACGGCTGGGCAGCTTCCGCCGGCTCATCGCCGCCGTCGGCCAGCTGACGCCGGGGCATTGA
- a CDS encoding peptidase E, translated as MRRQVFAFSGVLQPQPGERGNRPLLEHVLAIGAARRVTGGPVRLCYVPTAVGDDPAAVSAYQRVFGGRDDVVLSVLRLFPQPSTPDLRTHLLTQDVVLVEGGSVVNLVAVWRAHGLPAVLRECWEAGVVLAGPSAGGMCWHVGGATDAWSDEQSGRLAPFTEGLGLLPHSFGVHDDMAGQPRRAVYRRMVGAGELPPGYATEDGVGLHYLGTELAEAVTVRPGARAWRVDPDGAGGVVERAITPRQV; from the coding sequence GTGCGTCGTCAGGTGTTCGCCTTCTCCGGCGTGCTGCAGCCGCAGCCGGGGGAGCGCGGGAACCGGCCGCTGCTGGAGCACGTGCTGGCGATCGGCGCGGCCCGGCGGGTGACCGGTGGCCCGGTGCGGCTCTGCTACGTGCCGACGGCGGTGGGCGACGACCCGGCCGCGGTCTCGGCCTACCAGCGGGTCTTCGGCGGCCGGGACGACGTCGTCCTCAGCGTGCTGCGGCTGTTCCCGCAGCCGAGCACCCCCGACCTGCGCACCCACCTGCTGACCCAGGACGTCGTGCTGGTCGAGGGCGGCAGCGTGGTCAACCTGGTGGCGGTCTGGCGGGCGCACGGCCTGCCCGCCGTGCTGCGCGAGTGCTGGGAGGCCGGCGTCGTGCTGGCCGGCCCGAGCGCGGGCGGCATGTGCTGGCACGTGGGCGGCGCCACCGACGCGTGGTCCGACGAGCAGTCGGGCCGGCTGGCGCCGTTCACCGAGGGGCTGGGGCTGCTGCCGCACAGCTTCGGCGTGCACGACGACATGGCCGGCCAGCCGCGGCGGGCCGTCTACCGCCGGATGGTCGGCGCCGGGGAGCTGCCCCCCGGGTACGCCACCGAGGACGGCGTGGGCCTGCACTACCTGGGCACCGAGCTCGCCGAGGCGGTCACCGTGCGGCCGGGGGCCAGGGCGTGGCGGGTCGACCCCGACGGGGCGGGCGGCGTCGTCGAACGCGCGATCACCCCCCGCCAGGTCTGA
- a CDS encoding DUF2087 domain-containing protein, whose product MEAGTIVGLLADPARLKVVAALALDARTIEEVADATGLSLKDVALAARRLARAGLVHRDGHALALHAERFGEAARSAAAVAPPPERMSDDPAEDAVLRTFLRDGRLVSIPAQHGKRRVVLEHLVHVFEPGVRYPEREVNALLAAWHPDVAALRRYLVDEGLLTRYAGVYWRSGGYVDV is encoded by the coding sequence ATGGAGGCGGGGACGATCGTCGGGCTGCTCGCCGACCCGGCGCGGCTCAAGGTCGTCGCCGCGCTGGCGCTGGACGCCCGGACCATCGAGGAGGTCGCCGACGCGACCGGGCTGTCGCTCAAGGACGTCGCGCTGGCCGCGCGCCGGCTGGCCCGCGCCGGCCTGGTGCACCGCGACGGGCACGCCCTGGCGCTGCACGCCGAGCGGTTCGGGGAGGCAGCGCGCTCGGCGGCCGCGGTGGCGCCCCCGCCCGAGCGGATGTCGGACGACCCGGCCGAGGACGCCGTGCTGCGGACCTTCCTGCGCGACGGCAGGCTGGTCTCCATCCCGGCGCAGCACGGCAAGCGGCGGGTGGTGCTGGAGCACCTCGTGCACGTCTTCGAGCCCGGGGTGCGCTACCCGGAGCGGGAGGTGAACGCACTGCTGGCGGCGTGGCACCCCGACGTCGCCGCGCTGCGCCGGTACCTGGTCGACGAGGGGCTGCTGACCCGGTACGCGGGGGTCTACTGGCGGTCCGGCGGCTACGTCGACGTCTGA
- a CDS encoding DUF2795 domain-containing protein, whose amino-acid sequence MVSPIDIQKALGGIDYPATKEDIVKHAQDNGGSDDVVQALQGIEDREYEGPSGVSESVFK is encoded by the coding sequence ATGGTGAGCCCGATCGACATCCAGAAGGCCCTCGGCGGCATCGACTACCCGGCGACGAAGGAGGACATCGTCAAGCACGCCCAGGACAACGGTGGCTCGGACGACGTGGTGCAGGCCCTGCAGGGCATCGAGGACCGCGAGTACGAGGGCCCCAGCGGGGTGAGCGAGTCCGTCTTCAAGTGA